A window of Sphingobacteriales bacterium genomic DNA:
AGGAAGAATGATAACGAGTTCAGAACCCGGGTGGCTGATTCAATACAGACGGCAACAAATGAAGGAAATGGCAGGTGCTGGATACAGGTAAACGGTGATGAAATAAAAATGTTTTCAAACCTGCTCGAACTCGATGGAATCAGGTTTGATGAACCGGTGCCTGATCTGTTTTCTTTCAACAGCCCTTATGGTGCCTGTCCGGTTTGCGGTGGCTTTGGCGATATTCTCGGTATCGATGAAAATAAAGTCATTCCCAATAAAAACCTGAGTATTTACGATCATGCAGTCAGTTGTTGGGAAGGGGAAAAAATGGGCAAATGGAGGGAAGATTTCGTCAGAAAAGCACCCAAATATGGGTTTCGCATTTTTGAGCCCTATAAAAACCTGACTGAAGAAGAAAAAAACCTGCTCTGGGATGGAAACGGGGATGTGGAAGGCATCATGGACTTTGTCTCCATGCTGGAAGGAAACGCTTATAAAATTCACTACCGTATTTTAATTTCACGTCTGAAAGGAAGAACTACCTGCAGGGCATGTAAGGGAACAAGGCTCAGAAAAGAAGCTTCTTATGTGAAAATTCTTGGTAAGTCAATCGGAGAATTACTGAACCAGCCTGTCAGCAGTGTTTTAGCTTTTATGAGAGAGGTGGAGATAGCTTTTGAAGGGAATAAAGCCGCACGTAGATTACTGACAGAAATCAATACCCGCCTCGGAATGATGGAAAAAGTCGGACTTGGCTATCTGACCCTCAACCGCTCTTCACGGACATTGAGCGGAGGAGAAAACCAGCGCATTCAGCTCATTTATGCCCTTGGAAGCAACCTGACCGGAAGTCTGTATATTCTGGATGAACCCAGCATCGGACTTCACCCGAAAGATACCCATCAACTGATTGAAATTCTGAAAGAACTGAAAAGACTTGGAAATACCATCATTGTCGTTGAACATGATGAAGAGATAATACGTTCGGCAGATGAAATCATTGATTTGGGCCCCGGAGCAGGTACGAATGGCGGTCAATTGGTTTTTCAGGGAAATGCCGGAAAAGCAGGCAATGGATTTCAGGGACTGACACATGCTTATCTGACCGGTGATATGTCTGTCCTCATCAGGAAAAGAAGAATGGATTTCGATGATTTTATTGAAGTCAGGGAAGCAGTAAAACACAATCTTAAAAGTATAGATGTATCCATTCCGCTTCATGCCATGACGGTGGTAACGGGTGTCAGTGGTTCAGGAAAAACAACGCTGGTCAGCGAGGTGATTTATGAAAGCCTCAAACCTTTAGCAGACGGGCTTCCCCCCGATTTTACCGGTTGTACTTCCATTTCAGGAAGCCTGAATCAGATCAGACACATTGAATTTGTCAGTCAGGACAGCATTGACCGTAGCCGGAGGTCAAATCCTGCCACTTATCTGAAAGTATTTGATGCCATCAGGGAGCTTTTTGCTTCGCAGAATTTAGCCAGAATTAAAGGATTTACCCCTGCTCATTTCTCCTTTAATGTGGAAGGCGGCAGGTGTGAGGAATGTAAGGGAGATGGCGTCATCAACGTTGAAATGCAGTTTCTGGCTGATATGGAACTGATTTGTGAGGAATGTAAAGGGAAAAGATATAAACCTGATATTCTGGAGATTACTTATAAGGAAAAGAATATTGATGATGTGCTGAACATGACTGTTGCCGAAGCAAGCGAATTTTTCAGCCAGCATAAAAATATCGTTACAGGACTTGAGCCTTTGATGATGACCGGATTGGATTATCTTAAACTCGGACAGCCAACTTCCAGCCTGAGCGGTGGTGAGGCACAACGCCTGAAACTGGCCGGTTTTCTTTCAAAAGCCTTTCGGAATGTTGGTCATACCTTGTTCATTTTTGATGAGCCCACCACCGGACTCCATTGGCACGACATCAACAAACTGATGAATGCCTTTGAAGAGCTTCTGAAAAATGGCCATACGTTGTTAATCATTGAACATCAGCTTGATGTAATTAAAGATGCTGACTATATTATTGATTTGGGGCCGGAAGGTGGTGAAAAAGGAGGTTATGTGGTTTTTCAGGGGAAACCGGAAGATATTTTAACTGTTCCAAATTCCCATACCGCCAGGTTTTTAATGAATAAATTAAGTTAAATTATTGATAGCCAATAAGATATAAACTTTCATTTTGATTCGGTTCAGATGAATGGAGTATATAAAAATCCTTAAATTTGTAAGCTGAAAAAATAAACAATTTTTTATGAAAACATCGTTTCATCCGGATATTGAAAATTATCTTGTAGGACAAATCATTTCTGAAAATATAAAAACAGCATTTATTTTTGAAAAATACGGATTAAAACTTCACGGTAACCTGAGCCTGACAGTTAAGGAGTTAAAGCTAAATCCGGCCATAGACTATGAAAATCTTTTGGAAGAGCTCATTAAAAATATGGAATTAAAAGATATCATCGTTGATTACAAAAATGCTTCGACCGATTTAATAGTTGATTATATTGAGCAATACCACCACAGCCGGCTGAAATCTGTTTTACCTGTTTTGCTGAAAAAAGGTAAAATTTTATCGGAACTTAATGATCATCAGATAATTAAAGATCTTTATTCTCTTATTTTTGCCATGGCTGAAGATATTTATCCTCACATGGATATGGAAGAGAAAAAACTCTTTCCCGTTATCAGAACGTATCTGCATTACAAGGATGACCTTTGTAACATTAAAGAATTATTCAGGGAAAAAATTAATGTAGCCTTTCTTGAACACGAGGAAGCTTCCGGATTGTTAAAGGAAATTAATAAACTGTGCGACAGCTACGACCCGCCTGAAGACCTTGGTAAGGATGGGAAGGAATATTTCAGGCTCGTCAGGGATTTTTCAGATGATATGTATGAACATATCATGCTGGAAGAGCAGGTCCTCTTTCCCCGTCTGGCTGATTTTTAGTATTTTCTGCCATTAAGTTTTTCAGGTGTCTGATAAAATTAAATGTTTTCATTGCGGGGATGATTGCGGCAAATACCCGGTGTTTTATGACGACAAGAATTTTTGTTGTCATGGGTGCAAAACAGTTTATGATATTCTGAAAGGAAATAAGCTGTATAAATATTATGAGCTTGAAAGCACCCCTGGAATCAAGACGGAAAGCATAGTTCAGAACGAAAAATTTGCCTATCTTGATGTAGAAGAAATCAAAAAACAGTTGATTGAATTTCAGGATGATACGTATTCAAAAGTGAGTTTAAACATTCCTGCCATTCACTGCAGTTCATGTATCTGGCTTCTCGAAAATCTCAATCGTATTCAGCCGGCTGTCATACAGTCGCAGGTTAATTTTACGACAAAGGAGACTGTCATTCTTTTTGAACATCAGAGAATCAGTCTTCGACAGCTTGTCGAACTGCTTGATTCTCTTGGATATACACCTCATATATCGCTGGAAAGTATCAGCAAAGGCAAAAGCAAACCGTATAACAAAATGTTGTTGATTAAGATAGGTGTGGCTGGATTTGCTTTTGGAAATATTATGCTTTTCAGCATGCCTTATTATATTCCCGGTAAAGAGCTGATTGAAGAGCCTTTCAGGAATTTCTTTACCTGGCTCAATCTTGTTCTTTCACTACCTGTATTGTTTTTCTGCGGTTTTGATTACCTGAGGGCAGGGCTGAAAAATCTCTACTACCGTTTTATCGACATCAATCTTCCTATTGCCATCGGGATGCTGGCTATTTTTGTTCAGAGTGTTTATGAAACCATATCGCAAACCGGTCATGGTTATTATGATAGCCTTTCAGGGTTAATATTTTTCCTGCTCATCGGGAAATGGTATCAGGACAAAACATACAGGGCACTATCCTTTGAAAGGGATTACAAAAGTTATTTTCCTGCTGCTGTCCTGAAATCGGATTCATCGGCTGAAAACTATATCCCTGTTGAAAAATTAGCCATTGGAGACCTGATTATCATCAGAAATCAGGAACTGATACCTGCTGACGGACAGTTGCAGTCGGAAAATGCTATGGTAGATTACAGTTTTGTAACCGGAGAATCAAAACCGGTATTGATCAGCATGGGACAGCAGTTATTTGCAGGGGGAAAAATTATTGGAAATGCTGTTAAAGTATTGATCAACAAAGAAGTACAACAAAGCAGACTCACCGAATTGTGGAACAGGGAGGATTATAAATATACCGACAGACCTCCTTTTATCCGGTTGATAGACAAGGTAAGCCGTCATTTTACAGTGATCGTCTTAGCTATTGCTGTCCTGACAGCGGTTTACTGGCTTTTTGTCAATCCTTCATTAGCCATCAGGGCTGCCACTGCTGTTTTGATTGTAGCCTGCCCATGTGCTCTGGCATTATCCATTCCTTTTGGATTTGGCAACAGCATGAGACTCTTTGGTAAAGCCGGTTTTTTTCTGAAAAAATCGGAAGTTATTGAAAAAATTCATCAGTGTGATACTTTTGTATTTGATAAAACAGGGACACTGACAGATACCAGTGAGGGTGAAGTTGTTTATGAGGGTGATGAATTAAAAGATGAGGAAAAAAAATGGATTCATGCTCTGGTCAGGAGCTCCGTGCATCCGCTTAGCCGTGCTATAGCTTTTTATTTAAAAGAATACTATCACCCTGATATACAGGTAGATGATTTTAAGGAGATTATTTCTTCCGGTATTTCCGGAAGGGTTGAAACCCATAAAATTTTAGTCGGATCAGCAGCATTTACCGGAGCAGAAACATCCTTTTCCGAAAATGCTGAAGTCTGGATTTCAATTGATCAGCAGGTTAAGGGGAAATTCAGGGTAGGTGTGAAATTCAGGAATGGGTTGAAAGAGCTGGCTGCCGAGCTGATTCCTGCCTTTCATATTCACATCATATCGGGCGATAATGAGCATGAACTTCCTCAGTTAAAGAAGATTTTCACTGAAAACACTCATTTTGCTTTTCATCTTTCACCGGTGCAAAAGCTGGAATATATCAGAAAACTTCAGTCGGAAGGGAAAAAGGTACTGATGGTGGGCGATGGGCTGAACGATGCCGGAGCCTTGCGCGAAAGTCATGTAGGCATCAGTATTGCTGATAAGGTTTTCCACTTTTCACCTGCCTGTGATGCCATTCTGGAAGGTAATCAGTTCAATAAATTGCTCCATTTTAAAAGATTATCATCCAAAACGCTTGCTGTCATCCGTTATAGTCTGCTCATCTCTTTCTTTTATAACATGGCCGGGTTGTATTTTGCCGTCCGTGGCATGCTTTCCCCTGTCATTGCTGCCGTTTTAATGCCGGCCAGCTCAGTGACGGTTGTTGCTTTTGTGGTTTTTATGACCAATGTCATTGTGAAAAGGGGACTTGAAAAGAGTGGCAAATAACATAATTTTTCAGTCAGGAAACTGATAATATTTAGTTCAAAACCTTACTTTTGCAAATTGGTTGGAAATATATTTAAAAAAGATTTTCAAAAAGTTAAAATAAAAAAAACAATGGCAAAACAATTCACAATTCAGGAGGCTTTGGATTATCATTCCCTGGGAAGGCCCGGAAAAATAGAGGTTGTCCCCACAAAGTCCACCTGCTGTCAGAAAGACCTTTCTCTCGCATATACACCTGGTGTGGCAGAACCGTGCATGGAAATATACCGCAACCCCGATGATGTATATAAATACACGGCAAAGGGAAATCTGGTAGCTGTCATCTCAGATGGTACAGCAGTTTTAGGGCTTGGCGATATCGGTCCTCTGGCAGGAAAACCTGTCATGGAGGGCAAAGGCCTTCTCTTTAAAATATTTTCTGACATTGATGTATTTGATATTGAGATTGATACGAAAGACCCCGATAAATTTGTCGAGGCATGTAAGCTGATAGCTCCTACTTTCGGAGGTATTAATCTTGAAGACATCAAAGCCCCTGAATGTTTTTATATTGAAGAAAGGCTGAAGAGCGAGTTACAGATACCTGTCATGCATGACGATCAGCATGGCACTGCCATTATTTCCGGAGCAGCTTTAATCAATGCTGTTGAGATTGTAAAAAAGGATCTTTCAAAAGTGAGAGTTGTATTCAACGGAGCTGGAGCAAGTGCAATTTCCTGTGCAAAACATTATGTGGCTCTGGGCATAAAAAAAGAGAACATCATCATGCTCGACAGCAAGGGAGTTTTGAGAAAAGACAGGGATGACCTGAATAAATATAAGCAGGAATTTGCTACTGACATTAACGTCCGGACGCTTGAGGAAGCTATCAGGGATGCTGATATTTTTGTTGGATTGTCGAAAGGGAATGTGCTTACTCAGGATATGATACGTTCAATGGCTTTCGATCCGATTATATTTGCCATGGCGAATCCGGTTCCGGAAATTTCTTATGAAGATGCTATTTCTGCACGAAAATCACTCATCATTGCCACCGGACGTTCCGACTATCCCAATCAGGTGAACAATGTACTTGGGTTCCCGTTTATTTTCCGTGGTGCTTTGGATGTAAGGGCAACCTGCATCAACGACCAGATGAAAGTGGCTGCTACTTATGCACTGGCTGAGCTGGCCAAAATGCCTGTTCCTGAAGAAGTCAATATTGCCTACAATGTTAAAAATCTTTCTTTTGGAAGAGAATACATCATACCAAAACCGTTTGATCCAAGGTTGATCAGCTATGTTTCGGCTGCTGTGGCTAAAGCTGCTATGGACAGTGGAGTGGCACGTAACCCTATTACTGATTTTGAACAATATCAGGATGAGTTGTCGAGAAGGATAGGAAAGAAGAGCAGTTTTATCAGGCAGATACGCTCAAAAGCACGTCAGAATCCCAAACGGGTAGTATTTGCCGAAGCCGATAACTATAAAATTCTGAAAGCAGCTGAGATTGTTTATAATGATAACGTGGCTGTTCCTATCTTGCTTGGTAACAAGGATAAAATTAAGAAACTTATTGAAGAATTCAGGATCGACCTGCCGCAGGAAGTTGAAATTATTGATCCGCGTTCACCGGAAGAATCGGAAAGAAGGAAACAGTTTGCTCAGATGTATTACGAAAAGCGTCAGCGGAGGGGGATTTCTCTGGCAATGGCGAAAGACAGATTACGCCACCGCAACTATTTCGGTCCGTTTCTGGTCGAAACAGGTTTTGCTGATGCCATGATCAGCGGTCTGACTACGCCTTATCCTGATACCATTCGTCCGGCTCTTGAAATTATCGGGAAAAAAGACGACTGCCGCCTGGTTTCCGGAATGTATATCATGGTTACACAAAAAGGCCCTGTATTCTTTGCCGATACAACCATCAACATGAATCCTTCCGCTGAAGATATTGTTGAAATAACACTTCAAACGGTCAAACGCGTGAAGATGTATAACATTGAACCGAGGGTTGCCATCCTGAGTTATTCCAATTTCGGCTCCAACAAAGGAAAAATCCCTCAGGTTACCCGCGAGGCAGTTGAAATATTACACAGAGACTATCCTGATTTAATAGTAGATGGTGAAATGCAGGCCAATTTTGCAGTTAACAATGAATTGCTGAAAGAACATTTTCCATTTTCAAAACTGGTGGATGCTCCGGCCAATACCTTGATTTTTCCATATCTGACAGCCGGAAATATTGCCTACAAACTTGTTCAGGAAATGAGCCAGAGCGAAGCCATAGGCCCCGTAGTCAATGGCCTCAAAAAGTCGGTTCATATTTTGCAATTAGGCAGCTCTGTTAATGAAATTGTCAATATGGTTCAGATTGCTGTCATTGATGCCAACAACAACGAATAGGAGAACCGGAAACTAATGTACGAATATATTAAGGGACAAATCATTTCACTTACACCGGCTTATGTAGTCATTGAAACCGGAGATATCGGTTATAAAATCAATATTTCCTTAAATACTTACGAAGCCTTAACCTCCTTAAAAGAATGTACGCTTCTGCTTCATCTGGCCATCAAAGAGGATGCACATATTTTATATGGCTTTTCAACCGCAGAAGAGCGAGATTTGTTCCGCGACCTGATTTCTGTTTCCGGTATTGGTGGTGGCACGGCAATGGTGGTCCTTTCTTCCCTGAAAACAAATGAAATTATCAATGCAATAATAAGCGGTAATGTATCGTTGTTAAAATCTATTAAAGGTATTGGCCCCAAAACAGCCCAGAGAATGATTGTTGAACTTCAGGATTCGATGAAAAAAACAGGGAAAGACTTGTTTTCACCCCTTGTGTTTACGGATGAAGTATTTGATGAAGCCGTCAGTGCCCTGGTGATGCTGGGTTACAAAAAAGCAGAAGCCGAAAAATCGGTAACTAAAATAATCAGAGAAAACAAACAAAAACTAACAGCTGAGGAGATTATCAAACTATCATTAAAAGGATTGTAAGCGATTGACGTCACCAATGAACAGTAAGATTCTACAAAATACCGTCAGGACAGTTGTTGTTTTGTTTGCAGCAGTAGTTTTTGTTTATGGAATAGGAGGGCCTCACCCCGTTCAGCTTTCTTCCGTAAAAAAGCCACTTGTTCCTGACGATACAGGGAAAAAAGCTGTATTGAAATATCCCGTCAGCAGTTCATTAGATCCGTTGACACCCCGCAAAAGCCACAGTTTCGACCTTTCTATTCCTGATGCCATCGAAACCCACACAGAACTCGATACTTCCCTTTCAAATTACCGTATGTACAATACCATTGGCGGAATCAGGATAGGAGAGGAAAGAGTCATATCGCTGGCCGATTATATCGCCATGCAAAATCGCAACAGTATTCATGATTACTTTAAAGAGCGATCGCAATCACAGAATTTTCTTCAACGTGAAAAAGGATTTGAGCCCAAGATAAATATCAAAACCCCCAAGGTGGTGGAAGATATTATTGGCGGTAATATCGACATTAAGCCCCAGGGAATGGCGGAGCTAAGTTTTTCTTACGACATCAACCGCATATCAAATCCGGCATGGACACTTCAGCAACAAAGAAACTCTCAGTTTAAGTTTGACCAGAAAATCAAGCTAAATGTCAGGGGTAGTATTGGCGACAAAATAGGACTTGGTATAGGTTACGACACGGAAAGCAATTTTGAATTTGATAATGAAATAAAACTCAGGTACGAAGGAAAAGAAGACGATATCGTTAAACTGCTTGAAGCCGGAAATGTGAGTCTTCCAGTTCAGGGTACGCTGATTACCGGTAGTACCAGTCTGTTTGGTGTCAAATCAAAGCTTCAGTTTGGCAAGCTGATGATGACCAATGTATTTTCCCAGCAAAAGAGTGAAAAAAAGGAAATCATCATCGAGAACGGTGCACAGAAGACCACATTCAACATTTCTTCTCTTGAATACGATGCCAACAAACACTTTTTTC
This region includes:
- a CDS encoding HAD-IC family P-type ATPase, which codes for MSDKIKCFHCGDDCGKYPVFYDDKNFCCHGCKTVYDILKGNKLYKYYELESTPGIKTESIVQNEKFAYLDVEEIKKQLIEFQDDTYSKVSLNIPAIHCSSCIWLLENLNRIQPAVIQSQVNFTTKETVILFEHQRISLRQLVELLDSLGYTPHISLESISKGKSKPYNKMLLIKIGVAGFAFGNIMLFSMPYYIPGKELIEEPFRNFFTWLNLVLSLPVLFFCGFDYLRAGLKNLYYRFIDINLPIAIGMLAIFVQSVYETISQTGHGYYDSLSGLIFFLLIGKWYQDKTYRALSFERDYKSYFPAAVLKSDSSAENYIPVEKLAIGDLIIIRNQELIPADGQLQSENAMVDYSFVTGESKPVLISMGQQLFAGGKIIGNAVKVLINKEVQQSRLTELWNREDYKYTDRPPFIRLIDKVSRHFTVIVLAIAVLTAVYWLFVNPSLAIRAATAVLIVACPCALALSIPFGFGNSMRLFGKAGFFLKKSEVIEKIHQCDTFVFDKTGTLTDTSEGEVVYEGDELKDEEKKWIHALVRSSVHPLSRAIAFYLKEYYHPDIQVDDFKEIISSGISGRVETHKILVGSAAFTGAETSFSENAEVWISIDQQVKGKFRVGVKFRNGLKELAAELIPAFHIHIISGDNEHELPQLKKIFTENTHFAFHLSPVQKLEYIRKLQSEGKKVLMVGDGLNDAGALRESHVGISIADKVFHFSPACDAILEGNQFNKLLHFKRLSSKTLAVIRYSLLISFFYNMAGLYFAVRGMLSPVIAAVLMPASSVTVVAFVVFMTNVIVKRGLEKSGK
- the ruvA gene encoding Holliday junction branch migration protein RuvA, whose product is MYEYIKGQIISLTPAYVVIETGDIGYKINISLNTYEALTSLKECTLLLHLAIKEDAHILYGFSTAEERDLFRDLISVSGIGGGTAMVVLSSLKTNEIINAIISGNVSLLKSIKGIGPKTAQRMIVELQDSMKKTGKDLFSPLVFTDEVFDEAVSALVMLGYKKAEAEKSVTKIIRENKQKLTAEEIIKLSLKGL
- a CDS encoding NADP-dependent malic enzyme, producing MAKQFTIQEALDYHSLGRPGKIEVVPTKSTCCQKDLSLAYTPGVAEPCMEIYRNPDDVYKYTAKGNLVAVISDGTAVLGLGDIGPLAGKPVMEGKGLLFKIFSDIDVFDIEIDTKDPDKFVEACKLIAPTFGGINLEDIKAPECFYIEERLKSELQIPVMHDDQHGTAIISGAALINAVEIVKKDLSKVRVVFNGAGASAISCAKHYVALGIKKENIIMLDSKGVLRKDRDDLNKYKQEFATDINVRTLEEAIRDADIFVGLSKGNVLTQDMIRSMAFDPIIFAMANPVPEISYEDAISARKSLIIATGRSDYPNQVNNVLGFPFIFRGALDVRATCINDQMKVAATYALAELAKMPVPEEVNIAYNVKNLSFGREYIIPKPFDPRLISYVSAAVAKAAMDSGVARNPITDFEQYQDELSRRIGKKSSFIRQIRSKARQNPKRVVFAEADNYKILKAAEIVYNDNVAVPILLGNKDKIKKLIEEFRIDLPQEVEIIDPRSPEESERRKQFAQMYYEKRQRRGISLAMAKDRLRHRNYFGPFLVETGFADAMISGLTTPYPDTIRPALEIIGKKDDCRLVSGMYIMVTQKGPVFFADTTINMNPSAEDIVEITLQTVKRVKMYNIEPRVAILSYSNFGSNKGKIPQVTREAVEILHRDYPDLIVDGEMQANFAVNNELLKEHFPFSKLVDAPANTLIFPYLTAGNIAYKLVQEMSQSEAIGPVVNGLKKSVHILQLGSSVNEIVNMVQIAVIDANNNE
- the uvrA gene encoding excinuclease ABC subunit UvrA, with protein sequence RKNDNEFRTRVADSIQTATNEGNGRCWIQVNGDEIKMFSNLLELDGIRFDEPVPDLFSFNSPYGACPVCGGFGDILGIDENKVIPNKNLSIYDHAVSCWEGEKMGKWREDFVRKAPKYGFRIFEPYKNLTEEEKNLLWDGNGDVEGIMDFVSMLEGNAYKIHYRILISRLKGRTTCRACKGTRLRKEASYVKILGKSIGELLNQPVSSVLAFMREVEIAFEGNKAARRLLTEINTRLGMMEKVGLGYLTLNRSSRTLSGGENQRIQLIYALGSNLTGSLYILDEPSIGLHPKDTHQLIEILKELKRLGNTIIVVEHDEEIIRSADEIIDLGPGAGTNGGQLVFQGNAGKAGNGFQGLTHAYLTGDMSVLIRKRRMDFDDFIEVREAVKHNLKSIDVSIPLHAMTVVTGVSGSGKTTLVSEVIYESLKPLADGLPPDFTGCTSISGSLNQIRHIEFVSQDSIDRSRRSNPATYLKVFDAIRELFASQNLARIKGFTPAHFSFNVEGGRCEECKGDGVINVEMQFLADMELICEECKGKRYKPDILEITYKEKNIDDVLNMTVAEASEFFSQHKNIVTGLEPLMMTGLDYLKLGQPTSSLSGGEAQRLKLAGFLSKAFRNVGHTLFIFDEPTTGLHWHDINKLMNAFEELLKNGHTLLIIEHQLDVIKDADYIIDLGPEGGEKGGYVVFQGKPEDILTVPNSHTARFLMNKLS